One uncultured Gellertiella sp. genomic window carries:
- a CDS encoding FAD-dependent oxidoreductase, translating into MRDPRHNILFEPLVIGPKLARNRFYQVPHCNGMGHREPSALAGMRGMKAAGGWAVVCTEEVEIHPSSEVAPSIEGRLWEDRDIFAHERVVEAIHAGGALAGIELVYNGPRTNLASRLPPLGVSHMPVNSEWLEPTQSRAVDRQDLKAIRRWHRNAALRARKAGYDLIYVYAGHGLTLTQQFLSRATNDRTDDYGGSLENRVRFLKELLEDTRDAVGSDCAVPLRMAVEETGVTGGLERAEIEDIVGMLAELPDLWDFCMGSWSRDSSTARYSGEGFQEPFVRGLKALTTKPVVGVGRFTSPDAMVEQIRSGVLDFIGAARPSIADPFLPAKISEGRSDDIRECIGCNICVAGDMQSVPLRCTQNPTMGEEWRRGWHPERIAPKTTDQRVLVIGAGPAGLEAAHQLGKRGYEVALADAREVPGGRVARESALPGLRTWQRVADYRLGQIEKLNNVEVYRASFMTSEDVLAFGAAHVAIATGARYRRNGRGRAHPRGIPVAEGASVLTPDDIFDGRSLSGPVVVYDDEHYAVGSAIAEKLAGEGCRVTLVTPASLVAYWTQNTLEQGFTERRLVERGVRIVTRGEALDISAGRFAWADGVTGTRHEIGADHVVVIASREPQLDLFTALTARGDAWTDAGVKTVTAIGDALSPAMIVHAVYAGHRYARELEVDIDPDAVPFKRDLPR; encoded by the coding sequence ATGCGTGATCCCCGCCACAACATTCTGTTCGAACCGCTGGTCATCGGCCCGAAGCTTGCCCGCAACCGGTTCTACCAGGTGCCCCACTGCAACGGCATGGGGCATCGCGAGCCCTCGGCGCTGGCGGGCATGCGTGGCATGAAGGCGGCGGGGGGCTGGGCGGTGGTCTGTACGGAAGAGGTGGAAATCCATCCTTCGAGCGAAGTCGCCCCCTCCATCGAAGGCCGGCTCTGGGAAGACCGGGATATCTTCGCCCATGAGCGGGTGGTGGAGGCGATCCATGCCGGGGGGGCGCTGGCCGGGATCGAGCTTGTCTATAACGGGCCGCGCACCAATCTCGCCTCGCGCCTGCCGCCGCTGGGTGTCAGCCATATGCCGGTCAATTCCGAATGGCTGGAGCCCACCCAGTCCCGCGCGGTCGACAGGCAGGACCTCAAGGCGATCCGCCGCTGGCACCGCAATGCTGCGCTTCGGGCCCGCAAGGCCGGATATGATCTCATTTATGTCTATGCCGGGCACGGGCTGACCCTGACCCAGCAATTCCTGTCGCGCGCCACCAATGACCGCACCGACGACTATGGGGGATCGCTGGAAAACCGCGTCCGCTTCCTGAAGGAACTGCTCGAAGATACCCGTGATGCCGTCGGCAGCGATTGCGCGGTGCCGCTGCGCATGGCGGTGGAGGAAACCGGGGTGACCGGCGGGCTTGAGCGGGCGGAAATCGAGGATATCGTCGGCATGCTCGCCGAATTGCCCGATCTCTGGGATTTCTGCATGGGCTCGTGGTCGCGCGATTCCAGCACCGCCCGTTATTCCGGCGAGGGGTTTCAGGAGCCCTTCGTGCGCGGACTGAAGGCGCTGACCACGAAGCCGGTGGTCGGCGTCGGGCGCTTTACCTCGCCGGATGCGATGGTGGAGCAGATCCGGTCGGGCGTGCTGGATTTCATCGGGGCCGCCCGGCCATCGATTGCCGATCCCTTCCTGCCGGCGAAGATTTCCGAAGGGCGCAGCGACGACATCAGGGAATGCATCGGCTGCAATATCTGCGTGGCAGGCGACATGCAGTCGGTGCCGCTGCGCTGCACGCAGAACCCGACCATGGGCGAGGAATGGCGGCGCGGCTGGCATCCCGAACGCATCGCGCCCAAAACCACCGACCAGCGGGTGCTGGTGATCGGGGCAGGCCCTGCGGGCCTTGAAGCCGCCCATCAGCTCGGCAAGCGCGGCTATGAGGTGGCGCTGGCGGATGCCCGCGAGGTGCCGGGTGGGCGTGTCGCCCGCGAATCGGCGCTTCCCGGCCTGCGCACCTGGCAGCGCGTCGCCGATTACCGGCTGGGGCAGATCGAAAAACTGAACAATGTCGAGGTCTACAGGGCGAGCTTTATGACCTCGGAAGACGTGCTTGCCTTCGGTGCCGCCCATGTCGCCATCGCCACCGGTGCCCGCTACCGCCGCAACGGCCGTGGCCGCGCCCATCCCCGCGGCATTCCGGTGGCCGAGGGCGCAAGCGTGCTGACGCCCGACGACATTTTCGATGGCCGCAGCCTGTCGGGACCGGTGGTGGTCTATGACGACGAGCACTATGCGGTCGGCAGCGCGATTGCCGAAAAGCTTGCCGGCGAGGGCTGCCGGGTGACCCTTGTCACGCCCGCATCGCTGGTTGCCTACTGGACCCAGAACACGCTGGAACAGGGCTTTACCGAGCGGCGGCTGGTGGAACGCGGGGTGAGGATCGTCACGCGGGGTGAGGCGCTGGACATTTCAGCGGGCAGATTTGCCTGGGCCGACGGTGTCACCGGCACCCGCCACGAGATCGGGGCCGATCATGTCGTGGTGATCGCCAGCCGCGAACCGCAGCTCGACCTTTTCACCGCGTTGACGGCGCGGGGAGATGCCTGGACCGATGCGGGGGTAAAGACGGTGACAGCCATTGGCGATGCGCTGAGCCCCGCCATGATCGTCCACGCCGTCTATGCCGGTCACCGCTATGCGCGTGAACTGGAGGTGGACATCGACCCGGACGCGGTGCCGTTCAAACGCGACTTGCCGCGCTGA
- the gpt gene encoding xanthine phosphoribosyltransferase: protein MSLPDKAFPVSWDQFHRDARALAWRLAGLGQEFKAIVCITRGGLVPAAIISRELNIRLIETVCIASYHDYDSQGELHVLKGVTPSLMENGGEGVLIIDDLTDTGKTAEQVRAILPRAHLACVYAKPKGVPMVHTFVTEVSQDTWIYFPWDMGFTYQEPIAKGSRG from the coding sequence ATGTCGCTTCCCGATAAAGCCTTTCCCGTTTCCTGGGACCAGTTCCACCGCGATGCCCGGGCGCTTGCCTGGCGTCTTGCCGGGCTCGGTCAGGAGTTCAAAGCCATCGTCTGCATCACCCGCGGTGGCCTGGTGCCGGCGGCGATCATCTCCCGCGAACTGAATATCCGGCTGATCGAAACGGTCTGCATCGCCTCTTACCATGACTATGATTCGCAGGGCGAACTGCATGTGCTGAAGGGGGTTACCCCGTCGCTGATGGAGAATGGCGGCGAAGGGGTACTGATCATCGACGACCTCACCGACACCGGCAAGACCGCCGAACAGGTCCGCGCCATCCTGCCCCGGGCGCATCTCGCCTGCGTCTATGCCAAGCCCAAGGGCGTGCCGATGGTGCATACGTTTGTCACCGAGGTCAGCCAGGATACCTGGATCTACTTCCCGTGGGACATGGGTTTCACCTATCAGGAACCGATTGCCAAGGGCAGCCGGGGCTGA